The following proteins are encoded in a genomic region of Methanoculleus oceani:
- the nadA gene encoding quinolinate synthase NadA encodes MEKEIRALKARKNAVVMAHNYQSMEIQALADVVGDSLELAVKAKETGADLIVVCGVRFMAETAKILNPGRKVIIPVEDAGCPLADFLTPDLIREAKALYPDAAVVVYVNSTAESKALADITCTSANAVGVVRSLPQDTILFGPDANLAAYVQREIPEKTIVPVPPGGHCYVHMGFTLADVKAAKKSGSMVVCHPECPPEVQEQADLIASTGGMVRSAATGRDEPWSVFTEREMVSRLRVLYPGRVFYEKPEAVCADMKKISLADLRQALESEEHEVVLSPEVMDRARRAIERMIAVGA; translated from the coding sequence ATGGAGAAGGAGATTCGTGCGCTCAAAGCCAGAAAGAACGCAGTCGTCATGGCGCATAACTACCAGTCCATGGAGATCCAGGCGCTCGCCGACGTGGTGGGCGACAGCCTCGAGCTCGCGGTGAAGGCGAAGGAGACCGGAGCGGACCTGATCGTCGTCTGCGGTGTCCGGTTCATGGCCGAGACGGCAAAGATCCTCAACCCCGGACGGAAGGTGATCATCCCGGTAGAGGACGCAGGATGCCCCCTTGCCGACTTCCTGACCCCCGACCTGATCCGGGAGGCAAAAGCGCTGTATCCCGATGCGGCCGTGGTCGTCTACGTCAACAGCACGGCGGAGAGCAAGGCGCTCGCCGACATCACCTGCACCTCCGCAAACGCAGTTGGGGTCGTTCGGTCGCTCCCGCAGGATACGATCCTCTTCGGGCCGGACGCAAACCTCGCGGCATACGTTCAGCGGGAGATCCCCGAAAAGACGATCGTCCCGGTGCCGCCCGGTGGCCACTGCTACGTTCACATGGGGTTTACCCTCGCCGATGTAAAAGCGGCTAAGAAGTCGGGCAGCATGGTCGTCTGTCACCCCGAATGCCCGCCGGAGGTCCAGGAGCAGGCCGACCTGATAGCCTCCACGGGGGGCATGGTCCGGAGCGCCGCAACCGGCAGGGACGAGCCCTGGTCGGTCTTCACCGAGCGGGAGATGGTCTCCCGCCTCCGGGTCCTCTACCCGGGAAGGGTCTTTTACGAGAAGCCGGAGGCCGTCTGCGCGGATATGAAGAAGATATCCCTCGCCGACCTCCGCCAGGCGCTCGAATCCGAGGAACACGAGGTCGTCCTCTCCCCCGAGGTCATGGACCGGGCACGGCGGGCCATCGAGCGGATGATCGCCGTCGGGGCGTGA
- a CDS encoding metal ABC transporter ATP-binding protein, with the protein MTAPVIEVDDVWVRMRGHTVLEGVSLAVYPDEFYAIIGPNGGGKTTLLKVILGLLTPCRGEVRILGSTEAAMRRFLGYVPQFRTFDFDYPITVREMVLSGRLGHITRRPRRYDGKDLARTEEALETMRIADLADRQIRDLSGGEQQRTIIARALVGDPKVLLLDEPTVYVDAPTAAQFYEVLDRLRDRMAIVLVTHDIGVIPEHVTRVACLNRHLYTHDTNEIASDMLEAAYHCPVDLIAHGVPHRVFPEHSREE; encoded by the coding sequence ATGACCGCCCCCGTGATCGAGGTCGACGACGTCTGGGTCAGGATGCGCGGACATACCGTGCTCGAGGGGGTGAGCCTCGCCGTCTATCCCGACGAGTTCTACGCGATCATCGGGCCGAACGGCGGCGGGAAGACGACGCTTCTTAAGGTGATCCTCGGCCTCCTCACCCCCTGCCGCGGCGAGGTCCGGATCCTCGGCAGCACGGAGGCCGCGATGCGCAGATTCCTCGGCTACGTCCCCCAGTTCCGGACGTTCGACTTCGATTACCCCATCACCGTGCGGGAGATGGTCCTCTCCGGACGCCTCGGCCACATCACCCGCAGGCCCCGGCGCTATGACGGAAAAGACCTCGCCCGGACCGAGGAGGCGCTCGAGACGATGCGCATCGCTGATCTTGCGGACCGGCAGATCCGGGACCTCTCCGGTGGGGAGCAGCAGCGCACAATCATTGCCCGGGCGCTCGTCGGCGACCCGAAGGTGCTCCTCCTCGACGAACCGACGGTCTACGTGGACGCCCCGACGGCGGCGCAGTTCTACGAGGTCCTGGACCGGCTCCGCGACAGGATGGCGATCGTCCTCGTGACCCACGACATCGGGGTGATCCCGGAGCACGTGACCCGGGTCGCCTGCTTGAACAGGCACCTCTACACGCACGACACGAACGAGATCGCGTCGGATATGCTCGAGGCCGCATACCACTGCCCGGTGGACCTGATCGCCCACGGGGTTCCGCACCGGGTCTTTCCGGAGCACTCCAGGGAGGAGTGA
- a CDS encoding PAS domain S-box protein: MQEEHDLPNRILRALRFRPKGMTITEVAKQLGVTRNSVSKHLEILQIAGKVDVRHIGNAKLYSLAQRVPISAFLCFTKNLILILDNDQRIVQVNDQCLKHLRQSKDDLIGRTIREAALPVVSTPEALAVIEGLEREQVIADIRYQRDEGEEFFYQMQAIPTTFEDGETGATLVLEDITERKRYVRNMEFLARTAMELVDMPPGQDIYQYITEKIAELVPNPRIFVAAYDEAEGEFVVQAAQDKDFHAGMARLLGVEPVGLTFPIKKVLSHPQGGNPLALLTRGIQEYVLDPEPGLGKLSLYGDIFFRQIPEEICEEMCSTWNLGKINLTFLVWEDRLFGSVKIFLSPGEVLEDKQAIESFLRQASIALARRQTEERLRRSEARFRDLIDSSPVAAAIIESDGRYTFINQAFTDLFGYTLADIPTGKEWFRLAFPDDTQRREAVAAWKADREAAGSCHSRPRTFPVRCRDGEGKEIRFSPIELSDGTEYVTYEDVTEERRIHGVLIGEIAGLRRK, translated from the coding sequence ATGCAGGAGGAGCACGATCTCCCGAACCGTATCCTTCGTGCCCTCCGGTTTCGGCCGAAGGGCATGACCATCACCGAGGTGGCGAAACAACTCGGCGTCACCCGGAACTCGGTCTCGAAACACCTCGAGATCCTTCAGATCGCCGGTAAAGTCGATGTGCGGCATATCGGGAACGCGAAACTCTACTCCCTCGCCCAGCGCGTCCCGATCTCCGCCTTCCTCTGCTTCACGAAGAACCTGATCCTCATCCTGGATAACGACCAGCGGATCGTCCAGGTCAACGACCAGTGCCTCAAGCACCTCCGGCAGTCGAAGGACGATCTCATCGGCCGGACGATCCGCGAGGCGGCGCTCCCCGTCGTCTCCACCCCCGAGGCGCTCGCGGTGATCGAGGGCCTTGAGCGCGAGCAGGTGATCGCCGATATCCGGTACCAACGGGACGAGGGCGAAGAGTTCTTCTACCAGATGCAGGCGATCCCGACGACCTTCGAGGACGGGGAGACAGGTGCAACGCTCGTGCTGGAGGACATCACCGAACGGAAGCGGTATGTCAGGAACATGGAGTTTCTTGCCCGGACCGCGATGGAGCTCGTGGATATGCCGCCGGGGCAGGATATCTACCAGTATATCACTGAAAAGATCGCCGAACTCGTGCCGAACCCACGAATTTTCGTGGCGGCATACGACGAAGCCGAGGGAGAGTTCGTCGTGCAGGCGGCGCAGGATAAAGACTTCCATGCTGGTATGGCACGCCTATTGGGGGTGGAGCCCGTTGGCCTGACATTTCCCATCAAAAAGGTATTATCGCATCCCCAGGGAGGGAATCCCCTGGCATTGCTGACTCGGGGTATCCAGGAGTACGTGTTAGACCCGGAACCTGGTCTGGGAAAGTTGTCATTGTACGGGGATATTTTCTTCAGGCAGATCCCCGAGGAGATCTGTGAAGAGATGTGTTCTACATGGAATCTTGGGAAGATCAATCTCACCTTCCTGGTCTGGGAGGACCGGTTATTCGGCTCTGTCAAGATATTTCTGTCGCCCGGCGAGGTGCTCGAAGACAAACAGGCGATCGAATCCTTCCTCCGCCAGGCCTCGATCGCCCTCGCCCGGCGGCAGACCGAGGAGCGGCTCCGCCGGAGCGAAGCACGGTTCCGGGATCTGATCGACTCATCACCCGTCGCGGCGGCCATCATCGAGAGCGACGGCCGCTACACCTTCATTAACCAGGCGTTCACCGACCTCTTCGGGTATACGCTCGCGGATATCCCCACCGGGAAAGAATGGTTCCGGCTTGCGTTCCCCGACGACACCCAGCGCCGGGAGGCGGTCGCCGCCTGGAAGGCGGACCGGGAAGCGGCCGGCTCCTGCCACTCCCGGCCGCGGACGTTTCCTGTCCGGTGCAGGGATGGGGAAGGGAAAGAGATCCGCTTCTCGCCGATCGAACTCTCCGATGGGACAGAGTACGTCACCTACGAGGACGTCACCGAGGAGCGCCGGATTCATGGTGTCCTGATCGGCGAGATAGCGGGACTGCGAAGAAAGTAG
- a CDS encoding MiaB/RimO family radical SAM methylthiotransferase, producing the protein MESYGCTYNHADTRRLEAILERLDCTLTGPDEADTVIVNTCTVIGATERKMLRRLAAFADRDLYVTGCMPLVQMELIRSVCTPHVIHPAEIHERSRGVGTPGPGAVGVVQVASGCVGRCSYCITRLARGQLESTPPEAILDAVRDLVASGAYEIQLTGQDVAAWGLDRNETLPDLLKEIAEIPGRFAVRLGMMHPASVLGILGPLVDAYENEKVFRFLHLPVQSGSDAVLERMQRGYRAADIVRIVDACRERYPDMMVSSDFITGFPGETDEEFCRTLELLERAAFVKVNITRYSRRLGTPAAALKDLPERIRKDRSRVLLVEANRIYDRYNECWIGRETPVVATEKNAPGSTVCRNPCYLNVVVEEDLPFGFSGSAVITENRRHYVIGKLIPHGTGHRV; encoded by the coding sequence ATCGAGAGTTACGGGTGCACTTATAACCACGCCGACACACGGAGGCTTGAGGCGATACTGGAACGTCTCGACTGCACGCTGACCGGGCCGGACGAGGCGGATACCGTGATCGTCAACACCTGCACGGTGATCGGCGCGACCGAGCGAAAGATGCTCAGGCGCCTTGCGGCGTTCGCCGACCGCGACCTCTACGTGACCGGGTGCATGCCGCTCGTCCAGATGGAGTTGATCCGCTCGGTCTGCACGCCGCACGTTATCCATCCGGCCGAGATCCACGAGCGTTCCCGCGGTGTCGGCACCCCCGGTCCGGGAGCGGTCGGCGTGGTTCAGGTGGCGAGCGGGTGCGTCGGGCGGTGCAGTTACTGCATCACCCGGCTCGCACGGGGGCAGCTCGAGAGCACGCCGCCCGAAGCGATCCTCGATGCCGTGCGGGATCTCGTCGCGTCGGGCGCCTATGAGATCCAGCTCACCGGGCAGGACGTCGCCGCCTGGGGGCTCGACCGGAATGAGACGCTCCCGGACCTCCTGAAAGAGATCGCAGAGATCCCCGGGAGGTTCGCCGTCCGGTTGGGGATGATGCACCCGGCCTCGGTGCTCGGGATCCTCGGGCCGCTCGTCGACGCTTACGAGAACGAGAAGGTCTTCCGGTTCCTCCACCTCCCCGTCCAGTCGGGTTCCGATGCCGTCCTCGAGCGGATGCAGCGCGGCTACCGTGCGGCCGACATCGTGAGGATCGTCGATGCGTGCCGGGAACGCTACCCGGATATGATGGTCTCCTCAGACTTCATCACCGGGTTCCCCGGGGAGACGGACGAGGAGTTTTGCCGGACACTCGAACTCCTCGAGCGTGCGGCATTCGTGAAGGTGAACATCACCCGCTACTCCCGGCGGCTCGGCACGCCCGCCGCCGCCTTAAAGGATCTTCCCGAACGAATCAGGAAAGACCGGTCCCGGGTGCTGCTTGTCGAAGCGAACCGGATCTATGACCGCTACAACGAGTGCTGGATCGGGCGGGAGACACCGGTCGTTGCGACCGAGAAGAACGCGCCCGGTTCGACCGTTTGCCGCAACCCCTGCTACCTCAACGTCGTCGTTGAAGAGGACCTGCCGTTCGGGTTCTCCGGGAGCGCGGTGATCACGGAGAACCGGCGGCACTACGTCATCGGCAAGCTGATCCCGCACGGTACCGGGCACAGGGTTTAG
- a CDS encoding metal-dependent transcriptional regulator: protein MLGITGHELSSKKAEYLKYIYIKGDVVKTTGIAAHFSVAPSTVTKALTEMAKAGYLEHTPYHGVRVTTLGTDYARFLIRRHRIVALVLSRHGLEPGEACREAKKIEQCFSKDLTNRMCTSLGHPMMSVCGEIEHDRCCCCPREYQQG, encoded by the coding sequence ATGCTGGGGATCACCGGGCACGAACTCTCCTCGAAGAAGGCCGAATACCTCAAATACATCTATATCAAGGGCGACGTCGTGAAGACGACCGGGATCGCCGCCCACTTCTCGGTCGCGCCCTCGACGGTGACAAAAGCGCTCACGGAGATGGCAAAGGCAGGATATCTTGAGCATACGCCCTATCACGGGGTGAGAGTCACAACTCTCGGCACCGACTACGCCCGGTTCCTTATCCGGCGTCATCGGATCGTCGCCCTGGTGCTCAGCCGCCACGGGCTTGAGCCCGGCGAGGCCTGCAGGGAGGCGAAGAAGATCGAGCAGTGCTTCTCAAAGGACCTCACGAACAGGATGTGTACGTCGCTCGGGCACCCGATGATGAGCGTCTGCGGGGAGATCGAGCACGATCGCTGCTGCTGTTGCCCCCGGGAATACCAGCAGGGGTGA
- the serS gene encoding serine--tRNA ligase — protein sequence MLELKFVRAHPDIVRADLTKRGDVEKLAWVDEVLEMDRRARELTVEIGGLRNRRNVISREISQARKAGNDIAGLLAEAAGLPARVNEAETEYDKLTEAVKYRLMRLPNILHESVPVGRDDTENVEIRRWGKPEVPAFDLKNHGALAVEQGWADFERAAKIAGSGFYFLKGRLALLDMALQRFAMDLLVQRGYTPVVPPYMMNRAAYEGVTDLADFENVMYKLDGEDEFLIATSEHPMAAMYGDEIFEEKDLPLRLAGLSPCFRREIGAHGIDTKGLFRVHQFHKVEQFVYATPEQSWDLHEELMANAEEVFQRLGLPYRVVLICTGDIGTVAAKKYDLEVWMPREERYREAVSCSNCTAYQAVRLNIKVRDPVEFTSKRYVHTLNSTAIATSRAIRAILENNQNEDGSVTIPEALRPYLYGEETL from the coding sequence ATGCTTGAGTTGAAGTTCGTTCGTGCACACCCCGATATCGTCAGGGCAGACCTCACAAAGCGAGGGGATGTCGAGAAACTGGCCTGGGTCGACGAGGTGCTGGAGATGGACCGGAGGGCACGGGAACTCACCGTGGAGATCGGGGGCCTGCGCAACCGGAGAAACGTCATATCCCGCGAGATCAGCCAGGCGAGGAAGGCGGGGAACGATATCGCCGGGCTTCTTGCCGAGGCGGCAGGCCTTCCCGCGCGGGTCAACGAGGCGGAGACGGAGTATGATAAACTCACCGAAGCGGTGAAGTACCGCCTGATGCGGCTCCCGAACATCCTGCACGAGAGCGTGCCCGTCGGCAGGGACGATACCGAGAACGTCGAGATCCGGCGGTGGGGTAAACCGGAGGTCCCTGCGTTCGACCTGAAGAACCACGGCGCGCTCGCCGTCGAGCAGGGCTGGGCGGACTTCGAACGCGCGGCGAAGATCGCCGGATCCGGGTTTTACTTCCTGAAGGGCAGGCTTGCCCTGCTCGATATGGCGCTCCAGCGGTTTGCGATGGATCTCCTCGTCCAGCGCGGGTATACCCCGGTGGTTCCCCCCTACATGATGAACCGGGCCGCATACGAGGGCGTGACCGACCTCGCCGACTTCGAGAACGTCATGTACAAACTCGACGGCGAGGACGAGTTCCTGATCGCGACGAGCGAGCACCCGATGGCCGCGATGTACGGCGACGAGATCTTCGAGGAGAAGGACCTGCCGCTCCGTCTGGCGGGGCTGAGCCCGTGCTTCCGGCGCGAGATCGGGGCGCACGGGATCGATACGAAAGGCCTCTTCCGCGTCCACCAGTTCCACAAGGTGGAGCAGTTCGTATACGCCACGCCGGAGCAGTCCTGGGACCTCCACGAGGAACTGATGGCGAACGCCGAGGAGGTCTTCCAGCGGCTCGGCCTCCCCTACCGGGTCGTCCTGATCTGCACGGGGGATATCGGGACCGTCGCCGCAAAGAAGTACGACCTCGAGGTCTGGATGCCGCGCGAAGAGCGCTACCGCGAAGCGGTGTCGTGCTCGAACTGCACGGCCTACCAGGCGGTCAGGCTGAATATCAAGGTGCGCGACCCCGTCGAGTTCACCTCCAAGCGCTACGTCCACACCTTAAACAGCACCGCAATAGCGACCTCGCGCGCGATCCGGGCGATCCTGGAGAACAACCAGAACGAGGACGGCTCGGTCACGATCCCTGAGGCCCTCAGGCCCTACCTCTACGGCGAGGAGACGCTGTAG
- a CDS encoding ABC transporter ATP-binding protein — protein sequence MNAVEVRGLSRSFDGREILRDVSFTVGHGEIFGYLGPNGAGKTTTIRILLGLLAPGAGEVRVLGRDLAADDEARAQVGVLFENNGLADRMSAAGNLAYYAGLYGVDNPAERIDELLALVDLADRRDDPVGTFSTGMKRKLGIARAILHRPEVVFLDEPSSGLDPGAQRMVRDLIVELSRREEMTVFLNSHHLDEVQRVCSTVAILAGGRIRAFDSVENLTTASGRPSVTVALADPGERARACETVGRLPFVTGCDADGDALHCTLADPGATPDLVAALVGAGFRIEEVRRSSRSLEEIYLEHVDLVEGGA from the coding sequence GTGAACGCCGTCGAGGTCCGGGGACTCTCGCGCTCCTTCGACGGCCGCGAGATCCTTCGCGACGTCTCGTTCACCGTCGGGCACGGCGAGATATTCGGCTACCTCGGCCCGAACGGTGCCGGAAAGACCACGACCATCCGGATCCTGCTCGGCCTGCTCGCCCCCGGCGCGGGCGAGGTCCGGGTTCTCGGGAGGGACCTCGCCGCCGACGACGAAGCACGCGCGCAAGTCGGGGTGCTCTTCGAGAACAACGGTCTTGCCGACCGGATGAGTGCCGCCGGCAACCTTGCCTACTACGCCGGGCTCTACGGCGTCGACAATCCCGCGGAGAGGATCGACGAACTCCTCGCGCTCGTCGACCTCGCCGACCGGCGGGACGACCCGGTCGGGACGTTCTCGACCGGCATGAAGCGGAAACTCGGGATCGCCCGGGCCATCCTCCACCGGCCCGAGGTGGTCTTCCTCGACGAACCCTCCTCCGGCCTCGACCCCGGTGCGCAGAGGATGGTCCGCGACCTGATCGTCGAACTCTCCCGGCGGGAGGAGATGACCGTATTCTTAAACTCCCACCACCTCGACGAGGTCCAGCGGGTCTGCTCCACGGTCGCGATCCTTGCGGGAGGGAGGATCCGGGCCTTCGATTCGGTGGAGAACCTCACCACGGCCTCCGGCCGCCCGTCCGTGACGGTCGCCCTTGCCGACCCGGGCGAGCGTGCCCGTGCGTGCGAGACCGTCGGGAGGCTGCCGTTCGTCACCGGGTGCGATGCGGACGGCGACGCCCTCCACTGCACCCTCGCCGACCCGGGCGCGACACCGGACCTCGTCGCGGCTCTCGTCGGGGCCGGGTTTCGGATCGAGGAGGTCCGCCGGTCGTCCCGGTCGCTTGAGGAGATATATCTCGAACACGTCGACCTGGTGGAGGGCGGAGCATGA
- the nadX gene encoding aspartate dehydrogenase, producing MIKIGLLGCGNVGRIIATHAESIQVIAVFDIIPGRAEELAALCHARPYTDFDAFMQEDFSIVVEAASVDAVRYYGEAVLRSGRDIVVLSGGALADDEFRERLVDVAREAGRKIRIPSGAITGLDNLKIGQVSPPRQLLLRTTKPPASLGMTATARTEVFKGLAHDCIKQYPKNINVAVALGLAAGRDADVELWVDPAAERNIHEIFVEGDFGDIYIRVRNVPSPDNPSTSYMAALSILTLLKNLENPLVVGT from the coding sequence ATGATTAAAATAGGGTTGCTGGGATGCGGCAACGTCGGGCGTATCATCGCCACACACGCCGAGAGCATCCAGGTTATCGCTGTCTTCGATATCATCCCCGGGCGGGCGGAAGAACTGGCGGCGCTCTGTCATGCCCGGCCATATACGGATTTCGACGCCTTCATGCAGGAGGATTTCTCGATCGTCGTGGAAGCCGCCTCGGTCGACGCCGTCAGGTACTACGGCGAGGCGGTCCTTCGGTCGGGACGGGACATCGTCGTCCTCTCCGGGGGAGCCCTCGCGGACGATGAGTTCCGCGAGCGCCTCGTCGACGTCGCACGGGAGGCGGGAAGGAAGATCCGCATCCCGAGTGGCGCCATCACCGGACTCGATAACCTCAAGATCGGCCAGGTCTCGCCGCCGAGACAACTCCTCCTGCGAACGACGAAACCCCCCGCGTCGCTCGGGATGACCGCCACGGCCCGGACAGAGGTATTTAAAGGGCTGGCGCACGACTGTATAAAGCAATACCCGAAAAACATCAACGTCGCGGTAGCGTTGGGACTTGCTGCCGGCAGGGACGCCGATGTGGAACTCTGGGTCGACCCTGCAGCAGAGAGGAACATCCACGAGATATTCGTCGAGGGCGACTTCGGGGACATCTACATCCGGGTCAGGAACGTCCCGAGCCCTGATAACCCCTCGACGAGTTACATGGCAGCCCTCTCCATCCTGACGCTCTTGAAGAACCTCGAGAACCCTCTGGTGGTGGGTACGTAG
- a CDS encoding metal ABC transporter permease: MLEVLGFEFFRNALAAGVLASVACGVIGTYVVVRRMVSVSGGISHAAFGGIGLGYYLGIDPLLGAAGFTVATALGMGALEIRARQQMDTIIGAVWAAGMAIGILFVYLTPGFAPDLFSYLFGNILLVPRGDILLMTVLVVIIVGVVAFLYREFQAVTFDPDYATVMNLPVERLSLLLLVLIALTVVMLIRVVGIILVIALLTLPAAISRLYTTRLWSMMFLAVALGIVFSVTGIGLSYLLNVPSGATIILVSTLAYAGALGVERLRQGD; this comes from the coding sequence ATGCTCGAGGTGCTCGGGTTCGAGTTCTTCAGGAACGCGCTCGCCGCCGGGGTGCTCGCGAGCGTCGCCTGCGGCGTCATCGGCACCTACGTCGTGGTGCGGCGGATGGTCTCGGTCAGCGGCGGCATCTCCCACGCGGCCTTCGGGGGGATCGGTCTCGGCTACTACCTCGGGATAGACCCGCTCCTCGGCGCCGCCGGGTTCACCGTGGCGACGGCGCTCGGGATGGGCGCGCTCGAGATCCGGGCCAGGCAGCAGATGGACACGATCATCGGCGCGGTCTGGGCGGCCGGGATGGCCATAGGCATCCTCTTCGTCTACCTGACACCTGGGTTCGCCCCCGACCTCTTCTCCTACCTCTTCGGGAACATCCTTCTCGTGCCGCGGGGGGACATCCTGCTGATGACGGTCCTCGTGGTCATCATCGTCGGCGTCGTAGCTTTCCTTTACCGGGAGTTCCAGGCGGTCACCTTCGACCCTGACTACGCGACGGTCATGAACCTCCCGGTCGAACGGCTCTCGCTCCTTCTCCTTGTGCTGATTGCGCTCACGGTGGTGATGCTGATCCGGGTGGTGGGGATCATCCTCGTGATCGCGCTCCTCACGCTCCCGGCAGCGATCAGCCGTCTCTACACCACCCGGCTCTGGAGCATGATGTTCCTTGCCGTCGCCCTCGGCATCGTCTTTTCCGTGACGGGAATAGGGCTCTCCTACCTTTTGAACGTCCCGTCGGGGGCGACGATCATCCTCGTGAGCACGCTGGCGTATGCGGGCGCCCTCGGGGTCGAACGCCTCCGGCAGGGCGACTAG
- a CDS encoding metal ABC transporter solute-binding protein, Zn/Mn family — protein sequence MGSQDKDNAASFSLVSAVFMVLLLAAATAGCTGTERQEDGKIVVAVTIPPEQEFAERVGGDHVRVILLVPPGADPHTYEPPPAVLADVAEADMYAVVGSGIEFELAWQEKIAALNPEMLVVDCSRGVDLISTGEGGHAGTDPHIWVSPRNAKIMVENIREGLAEVDPANADDYRRNADVYQGELDALDAEIAGALAESGVTKVMVYHSSWAYLARDYGLVEVPIEDEGKEPSPQRIEHLITQAKEERIRVIFASPEHSTRSAEVIAGEIGGTVVPVSPLAKDYLENMRHVASAFAGSSGP from the coding sequence ATGGGATCGCAGGATAAAGACAACGCCGCCTCCTTTTCGCTCGTTTCAGCCGTATTCATGGTCCTTCTGCTTGCAGCAGCCACAGCCGGGTGCACCGGGACCGAGCGGCAGGAGGACGGGAAGATCGTCGTCGCGGTCACCATACCGCCCGAGCAGGAGTTCGCAGAAAGGGTGGGAGGCGACCACGTCCGCGTGATCCTGCTGGTGCCGCCGGGAGCCGACCCGCACACCTACGAACCTCCGCCGGCGGTCCTCGCCGACGTCGCGGAGGCAGACATGTATGCCGTGGTGGGATCGGGGATCGAGTTCGAACTCGCCTGGCAGGAGAAGATCGCCGCTCTGAACCCTGAGATGCTGGTCGTCGACTGCTCGCGCGGCGTCGACCTGATCTCGACCGGCGAGGGGGGCCACGCGGGAACCGACCCGCATATCTGGGTCTCTCCGCGGAACGCGAAGATCATGGTCGAGAACATCCGCGAGGGGCTTGCGGAGGTCGACCCGGCAAACGCCGACGACTACCGCCGGAACGCCGATGTTTACCAGGGGGAGCTCGATGCCCTCGATGCGGAGATCGCCGGTGCACTCGCGGAGTCGGGGGTGACGAAGGTGATGGTCTACCACTCGTCGTGGGCCTACCTTGCCCGGGACTACGGTCTTGTCGAGGTCCCTATCGAGGACGAGGGGAAGGAGCCCTCCCCGCAGAGGATAGAACACCTCATCACGCAGGCGAAGGAGGAGAGAATCAGGGTGATATTCGCGTCGCCCGAGCACTCCACTCGGAGCGCCGAGGTGATCGCGGGCGAGATCGGCGGCACCGTGGTGCCGGTAAGCCCGCTCGCGAAAGACTACCTCGAGAACATGCGGCACGTGGCCTCGGCATTCGCAGGGAGCAGCGGGCCATGA
- a CDS encoding ABC transporter permease translates to MSTLAVIARREIRLALRNRSALITALIFSVWFPVMSALSIAVGAGGDTAAVAGAIAAITLPVGVFMGYIFCADAFLREKRDGTIETLLCAPVSLRRLWEGKAIGVAVPAYVMMLLSAAVSVAAIAGLTGVSVAAEPLLLLHFVAVVPVWIGASAGLIGAAQLALGMRENQILGFALIFGFIFLIGGLQTVISGGPGISATMEAVLAAVGLALLALARVIAGKVTKERIIRTIP, encoded by the coding sequence ATGAGCACGCTCGCCGTCATCGCCCGCCGCGAAATAAGGCTTGCCCTCCGGAACCGGAGCGCCCTCATCACCGCGCTCATCTTTTCTGTCTGGTTCCCGGTCATGTCGGCCCTCAGCATCGCTGTGGGCGCCGGGGGAGATACCGCCGCCGTCGCGGGCGCCATCGCCGCGATCACCCTCCCGGTCGGGGTCTTCATGGGCTACATCTTCTGCGCCGACGCCTTCCTCCGCGAGAAGCGGGACGGCACCATCGAGACGCTCCTCTGCGCCCCCGTCTCGCTCCGCCGCCTCTGGGAGGGAAAGGCTATCGGGGTCGCCGTCCCGGCCTACGTGATGATGCTTCTTTCGGCCGCAGTGAGCGTCGCGGCGATCGCCGGCCTCACCGGTGTCTCCGTCGCCGCCGAACCCCTGCTCCTCCTTCACTTCGTAGCCGTCGTCCCGGTCTGGATTGGTGCCTCGGCCGGGCTCATCGGCGCGGCCCAGCTCGCGCTCGGGATGCGGGAGAACCAGATCCTCGGTTTCGCCTTGATATTCGGGTTCATCTTCCTGATCGGTGGGCTCCAGACCGTCATATCCGGCGGACCGGGCATCTCGGCAACGATGGAGGCGGTCCTCGCGGCAGTCGGGCTTGCTCTTCTCGCCCTTGCCCGCGTCATCGCCGGGAAGGTGACGAAAGAGCGGATTATCCGGACGATCCCGTGA